Proteins co-encoded in one Pseudochaenichthys georgianus chromosome 22, fPseGeo1.2, whole genome shotgun sequence genomic window:
- the gmfb gene encoding glia maturation factor beta — MSESLAVCDVDEDLVKKLKKFRFRKETNNAAIVMKIDKDKQLVILEEEHEDISPDDLREEVPERQPRFIVYSYKYVHDDGRVSYPLCFIFSSPAGCKPEQQMMYAGSLNKLVQTAELTKVFEIRNTEDLTEEWLREKLGFFG, encoded by the exons AGTGAATCACTGGCGGTGTGTGATGTGGACGAGGATCTGGTGAAGAAGCTGAAGAAGTTTCGTTTCAGGAAGGAGACGAATAACGCCGCCATCGTTA TGAAGATCGATAAAGACAAGCAGCTGGTCATTCTTGAAGAAGAGCACGAG GACATTTCTCCTGATGATCTGAGGGAGGAGGTTCCTGAGAGACAGCCGAG ATTTATCGTCTACAGTTATAAATACGTACACGACGACGGACGCGTCTCCTATCCTCTCTGCTTCATCTTCTCCAGCCCAGCAG GTTGCAAACCAGAGCAGCAGATGATGTACGCGGGAAGCTTGAACAAACTGGTGCAGACTGCGGAGCTGACCAAG GTGTTTGAGATCAGGAACACAGAGGACCTGACGGAGGAATGGCTCAGAGAGAAACTCGGCTTCTTCGGCTAA
- the cnih1 gene encoding protein cornichon homolog 1, with protein sequence MAFTFAAFCYMLALLLTAALIFFAIWHIIAFDELKTDYKNPIDQCNTLNPLVLPEYLIHFFFCVMFFCAAEWLTLSLNLPLFAYHVWRYMSRPVMSSPGLYDPTTIMNADILAFCQKEGWCKLAFYLLSFFYYLYGMIYVLVSS encoded by the exons ATGGCGTTCACATTCGCGGCCTTCTGCTACATGCTGGCTCTGCTGCTCACAGCGGCTCTTATCTTCTTCGCTATCTGGCAT ATAATAGCATTTGATGAGCTCAAGACTGATTACAAGAATCCTATAGATCAGTGTAACACTTTAAATCCG CTGGTTCTCCCGGAGTATCTCATCCATTTCTTCTTCTGCGTGATGTTCTTCTGCGCGGCCGAGTGGCTCACGCTCTCCCTCAACCTGCCGCTGTTCGCCTATCATGTCTGGAG GTATATGAGCAGACCGGTGATGAGCAGTCCGGGGCTCTACGACCCGACCACCATCATGAACGCTGACATCCTGGCCTTCTGTCAAAAAGAAGGCTGGTGCAAACTGGCTTTCTACCTGCTGTCCTTCTTCTACTATCTCTACGG